Proteins found in one Meiothermus sp. Pnk-1 genomic segment:
- a CDS encoding MFS transporter has product MPRLPRAIYALGWVSLLMDIASEMVYPLLPLFLTTGLGASKATVGLVEGVAEATSSLFKVVGGRISDRIAARKPLLLVGYGAPAFFRPILALATAPWHVLLYRFLDRVGKGVRTAPRDALVAEATPREQYGRAYGLHRAMDSAGAAIGPLLAVVLLPLVGYRGVFWVSAIPALLAVGVIVFFVREKPGTAKPLPRFRWRGFSFGYRWFLLVSSVFTLGLSSNAFLILKLSSLGLSSTQTTLVYTLYNLLYALISYPLGSLADRIGLRRLVATGFATYALVYLGFGLSSAIWQGIGLFLLYAVYSAAFEGSSRAYLATIIPAAEKASAIGLYHTLTGLLLFPASALFGFLWEHAGPGTAFFTGAALAGMALVLFALEPRVSPPDAR; this is encoded by the coding sequence ATGCCTCGCTTGCCTCGAGCTATCTACGCCCTAGGCTGGGTCAGCCTGTTGATGGACATCGCCTCGGAGATGGTCTACCCGCTCTTGCCCCTCTTCCTGACCACGGGGCTGGGGGCCAGCAAGGCCACGGTGGGCCTGGTGGAAGGGGTGGCGGAGGCCACCTCGAGCCTCTTCAAGGTGGTGGGAGGGCGGATCTCCGACCGAATTGCCGCCCGCAAACCCCTGCTGCTGGTGGGGTACGGCGCTCCGGCTTTTTTCCGGCCTATCCTGGCACTGGCCACGGCTCCCTGGCACGTGCTTTTGTACCGGTTTTTGGACCGGGTCGGCAAAGGGGTGCGCACCGCCCCCCGTGACGCCCTGGTCGCCGAGGCCACCCCGCGGGAGCAGTACGGGCGGGCCTATGGGCTGCACCGGGCGATGGACTCCGCCGGAGCCGCCATCGGGCCTTTGCTGGCAGTGGTGCTGCTGCCGTTGGTGGGCTACCGGGGGGTGTTCTGGGTCTCGGCGATCCCAGCCTTACTGGCGGTAGGGGTGATTGTTTTCTTCGTGCGGGAAAAGCCGGGCACCGCCAAACCGCTGCCGCGCTTCCGGTGGCGGGGGTTCTCCTTCGGTTACCGCTGGTTTTTGCTGGTCTCGAGCGTCTTCACCCTGGGGCTATCCTCCAACGCTTTCTTGATCCTGAAGCTCTCGAGCCTGGGCCTTTCCAGCACCCAGACCACCCTGGTCTACACTCTCTATAACCTCCTCTACGCGCTGATCTCTTACCCGCTGGGCTCGCTCGCCGACCGGATTGGGCTGCGCCGCTTGGTGGCGACGGGTTTTGCCACTTACGCCCTGGTGTACCTGGGCTTTGGCCTCTCCAGCGCGATCTGGCAGGGAATCGGGCTATTCTTGCTCTACGCGGTGTACAGCGCCGCCTTCGAGGGCAGCAGCCGGGCCTACCTGGCAACGATCATCCCCGCCGCCGAGAAGGCCAGCGCCATCGGCTTGTACCATACCCTGACCGGGCTTTTGCTGTTTCCGGCGAGCGCCCTGTTCGGCTTTTTGTGGGAGCACGCGGGGCCTGGCACGGCCTTTTTTACCGGCGCGGCCCTGGCGGGAATGGCGCTGGTGCTGTTCGCGCTCGAGCCCAGGGTCTCCCCTCCCGACGCGCGATAG
- a CDS encoding b(o/a)3-type cytochrome-c oxidase subunit 1, whose protein sequence is MAVRTLANVDAYAEHPEKKVTLYLLTLGFSALLLGTLFGPLQALNYGGIDAYPLLKPLVQSYYQGLTLHGVLNAIIFTQLFAQALLVYLPARELRMRPNMTLAWISWWMAFIGLGIAATPLLGNAATVLYTFYPPLKGHWAFYVGAAIFVLSSWVSIYLVLDLWRRWKRANPGKITPLVTYLSLTHWLMWFLASLGLVVEVAVFLIPWSLGLVQGVDPLLARTLFWYTGHPIVYFWLLPAYVVAYTILPRVAGGKLISDPLARLAFLLFLLFSVPVGFHHQFADPGISPGWKFLHTVLTLMVAVPSLMTAFTLAASLERAGRARGGKGLLGWIRALPWDNPVFLGPTLGLISFIPGGAGGFVNASFPLNQVIHNTTWIVGHFHLQVATMVTMSAMGAAFFLIPHLTRKPLVGIGYARASQWLWFIGMNLMGFALHWMGYLGVPRRAHISEVVGQYQGAAPFMALNAISGVILFAAAGFFFYVLFATLLQNRRLPEAQTPEIPFTEVVSGPEGNRIAQLTDRVGFWFAVAVILIVVAYGLPLIQMFTSLNPVPGMRLW, encoded by the coding sequence ATGGCCGTAAGAACCTTAGCCAACGTAGACGCCTACGCCGAGCACCCGGAGAAGAAGGTCACCCTGTACCTGCTGACGCTGGGCTTCTCGGCCTTGCTCCTGGGCACCCTGTTCGGCCCGTTGCAGGCCCTCAACTATGGTGGGATCGATGCCTACCCGCTGCTCAAGCCATTGGTGCAGTCGTATTACCAGGGCCTCACCCTGCATGGGGTATTAAACGCGATCATATTCACTCAGCTTTTCGCCCAGGCTTTGCTGGTCTATCTACCTGCCCGCGAACTCAGGATGCGGCCCAACATGACCTTGGCCTGGATCTCTTGGTGGATGGCCTTTATCGGGCTGGGTATCGCCGCCACCCCATTATTGGGAAATGCCGCTACGGTGCTATATACCTTCTACCCTCCCCTCAAGGGGCACTGGGCCTTCTACGTGGGAGCCGCCATTTTCGTACTCTCGAGCTGGGTGAGCATCTACTTGGTGCTCGACCTCTGGCGGCGCTGGAAGCGGGCCAACCCCGGTAAGATCACCCCGCTCGTAACCTACCTGAGCCTGACCCACTGGTTGATGTGGTTCCTGGCCAGCCTGGGGCTAGTGGTGGAGGTAGCGGTATTTCTCATTCCCTGGTCGCTGGGGTTAGTCCAGGGGGTAGATCCGCTGCTGGCGCGTACCCTCTTCTGGTACACCGGCCATCCCATCGTCTACTTCTGGCTGCTGCCGGCTTACGTGGTGGCCTACACCATCCTCCCTAGGGTCGCCGGGGGCAAGCTCATCTCCGACCCCCTGGCCCGGCTGGCCTTTCTGCTGTTCCTGCTCTTCTCGGTCCCGGTAGGTTTCCACCACCAGTTTGCCGACCCTGGGATCAGCCCCGGATGGAAGTTTCTGCACACCGTGCTCACCCTGATGGTCGCTGTACCGAGCTTGATGACCGCCTTTACCCTGGCGGCTTCGCTCGAGCGCGCCGGGCGGGCCCGGGGCGGCAAGGGGCTACTGGGTTGGATTCGGGCGCTCCCCTGGGATAACCCGGTCTTCCTAGGCCCGACCTTGGGCCTTATCTCCTTCATCCCCGGCGGGGCTGGGGGTTTCGTCAACGCCAGCTTCCCCCTGAACCAGGTCATCCACAACACCACCTGGATCGTCGGCCACTTCCACCTCCAGGTAGCCACCATGGTCACCATGAGCGCGATGGGGGCGGCTTTCTTCCTGATTCCCCACCTGACCCGTAAACCCCTGGTAGGCATAGGGTATGCCCGGGCTTCGCAGTGGCTGTGGTTCATCGGGATGAACTTGATGGGTTTCGCGCTGCACTGGATGGGGTATCTGGGCGTACCCCGCCGCGCCCATATCTCCGAGGTGGTCGGGCAGTACCAGGGGGCGGCCCCTTTCATGGCCCTCAACGCCATCTCCGGGGTGATCTTGTTCGCCGCGGCAGGCTTCTTCTTCTACGTGCTCTTCGCCACCCTGCTACAAAACCGCCGCCTCCCGGAGGCCCAAACCCCCGAAATCCCGTTCACCGAAGTGGTCTCTGGCCCGGAGGGCAACCGGATAGCACAGCTTACCGACCGGGTGGGGTTCTGGTTCGCGGTCGCGGTGATCTTGATCGTAGTGGCCTACGGGCTGCCCCTTATCCAGATGTTCACCAGCCTCAACCCGGTGCCGGGGATGCGGTTGTGGTAA
- the rpsO gene encoding 30S ribosomal protein S15: MPLTKEDKARIASEFGSSEKDTGSAEVQIAMLTERINRLSAHLASNKNDHHSHRGLLMMVGRRKRMLSYLERVDEARYKALIERLGLRK, encoded by the coding sequence ATGCCGCTAACCAAAGAAGACAAGGCCCGCATCGCGAGCGAATTTGGCAGCTCCGAAAAGGATACCGGCTCCGCCGAAGTCCAGATCGCTATGCTCACCGAACGGATCAACCGCCTTTCGGCCCATCTCGCCAGCAATAAAAACGACCATCACTCGCACCGGGGGCTGCTCATGATGGTGGGACGCCGCAAGCGGATGCTCAGCTACCTCGAGCGCGTGGACGAAGCGCGCTATAAAGCCCTCATCGAGCGGCTGGGGCTGCGGAAATAG